A window of Sinomonas terrae contains these coding sequences:
- a CDS encoding substrate-binding domain-containing protein, with protein MTSRMPVRLGCAAFAAGLAVLSLAACGQDSGGSSSGGKKVIGVSVADQKSLFYVAEVDGIKDEAKKQGYDVDVTSANNDSTAQVKQVNDLLTKQVGALIFTPQDSTSAAAGVRAANNANVPVVAVDERPDPGQGKLATYIATDSVKAAYNLCTWMFKQIGDQGDIAILHGVLGSTAEIQRTQGCQKALKENPGIKVVAEATANWDETQAFSATQNILTAHPEIKAVFGESDAMGLGAAKAAKAAGKSIFSVGIDGFPSMFDAIAQGLTQGTEAQQPYKMGQMAVDNAIALMNGKGSSIPAVQYQDTVLVNKDNVAQYKDDPFYGPNAQSMK; from the coding sequence ATGACTTCACGAATGCCTGTCCGACTCGGGTGCGCCGCATTTGCGGCCGGGTTGGCGGTGCTCTCGCTTGCTGCCTGTGGGCAGGACAGCGGAGGCTCCTCCAGCGGGGGCAAGAAGGTGATTGGGGTGTCGGTCGCCGACCAGAAGTCTCTCTTCTATGTGGCGGAGGTCGATGGGATCAAGGACGAGGCGAAGAAGCAGGGCTACGACGTCGACGTCACCTCGGCGAACAACGACTCGACGGCGCAGGTGAAGCAGGTGAACGACCTGTTGACCAAGCAGGTCGGCGCTCTGATCTTCACGCCCCAGGATTCCACCTCGGCGGCAGCCGGCGTGCGGGCCGCGAACAACGCGAACGTTCCTGTGGTCGCAGTGGACGAGCGGCCCGACCCGGGACAGGGCAAGCTCGCCACCTATATCGCCACGGACAGTGTCAAGGCGGCATACAACCTGTGCACGTGGATGTTCAAGCAGATCGGAGACCAGGGCGACATCGCGATCCTCCATGGTGTCCTGGGCTCGACGGCCGAGATCCAGCGGACGCAGGGGTGCCAGAAGGCCCTGAAGGAGAATCCGGGGATCAAGGTCGTCGCGGAGGCGACGGCGAACTGGGACGAGACGCAGGCTTTCAGCGCGACCCAGAACATCCTGACCGCCCATCCGGAGATCAAGGCGGTGTTCGGGGAGAGCGACGCGATGGGGCTCGGGGCGGCCAAGGCTGCGAAGGCCGCCGGCAAGAGCATCTTCTCGGTCGGCATCGACGGCTTCCCGAGCATGTTCGATGCGATTGCCCAAGGGCTGACTCAGGGGACCGAGGCGCAGCAGCCCTACAAGATGGGCCAGATGGCGGTGGACAATGCCATCGCCCTCATGAACGGCAAGGGCAGCAGCATCCCCGCCGTGCAGTACCAGGACACCGTCCTGGTCAACAAGGACAACGTCGCCCAGTACAAGGACGACCCGTTCTACGGGCCCAACGCTCAGTCGATGAAGTGA
- a CDS encoding DUF1345 domain-containing protein, whose product MDASAVSEEQHRDFDSVAHHSRLRLAVMLAVGLGTALLVGLTENWAYAPALGWAAASATYLVWVWAVIGRLGPAATAAHARREDPGRAFSDALVLAATVASFAGVALILLDASNAQGHAKEAIVALALGSIALSWFLVHTLFALRYASIYYRDRAGVDFNEDKPPRYMDFAYLSFTVGMTFQVSDTDLKTDAIRGTALRQALLSYLLGAIVLATTINLVSGLTH is encoded by the coding sequence ATGGACGCTTCTGCGGTCTCAGAGGAACAGCACCGCGACTTCGACTCGGTCGCCCACCATTCCCGGCTCCGGCTGGCCGTGATGCTCGCCGTGGGCCTGGGCACGGCGCTGCTGGTGGGCCTGACGGAGAACTGGGCCTACGCCCCGGCGCTTGGCTGGGCGGCCGCCTCGGCCACCTACCTGGTCTGGGTCTGGGCCGTCATCGGCCGGCTCGGTCCCGCAGCGACTGCGGCGCACGCCCGCCGCGAGGACCCGGGCCGGGCCTTCTCCGACGCCCTCGTCCTGGCCGCGACCGTGGCCAGCTTCGCCGGGGTCGCCCTGATCCTGCTGGATGCCTCCAACGCCCAGGGGCACGCCAAGGAGGCGATCGTGGCCCTGGCGCTGGGCAGCATCGCCCTGTCCTGGTTCCTGGTCCACACCCTCTTCGCCCTCCGGTACGCCTCGATCTACTACCGGGACCGGGCAGGGGTCGACTTCAACGAGGACAAGCCGCCGCGGTACATGGACTTCGCCTACCTCTCCTTCACCGTCGGGATGACCTTCCAGGTCTCCGACACCGACCTGAAGACCGACGCGATCCGCGGCACCGCCCTGCGCCAGGCCCTCCTGTCCTACCTCCTCGGAGCGATCGTCCTGGCCACCACCATCAACCTCGTCTCCGGCCTCACCCACTAG
- a CDS encoding zeta toxin family protein: MGGSRNAVERELNLLTAPGAELGKASPRATSRLYAADDFGRRRFQAAVIEQYLELDPDVEREGLAAVVTAGPPGAGKSTLLESHGFGGPGWRVVDADILKLILLEKAQNDGIYDDLLSRTLADGHPLLLNELAALVHAESARLARNVLHRALEERENVVIEGTLTWEGLGGEYIEELAWNDYAKLTILDVEVDQETALRQAGQRWWDGRTAAQSGTGDPRGGRFTPRDAITAAFPSPTQVSVCNRHATRLFNDPRARNFEEVRLIVADRAESRDDEYEFVSHRGIITGHWPMQLDDARQFRTPKNSH, from the coding sequence GTGGGCGGATCCCGGAACGCGGTCGAACGCGAGCTGAACCTCCTCACGGCGCCAGGTGCCGAACTCGGCAAGGCCTCCCCGCGCGCGACCTCCAGGCTCTACGCCGCGGACGACTTCGGCCGGCGCCGGTTCCAGGCTGCAGTCATCGAGCAGTACCTCGAGCTGGACCCCGACGTCGAACGCGAGGGCCTGGCGGCCGTGGTCACGGCGGGACCCCCGGGCGCCGGCAAATCCACCCTCCTGGAATCCCACGGCTTCGGCGGCCCCGGGTGGCGGGTGGTCGACGCCGACATCCTCAAGCTGATCCTTCTCGAGAAGGCACAGAACGACGGCATCTACGACGACCTGCTCTCGCGGACGCTGGCAGACGGCCATCCCCTCCTCCTGAACGAGCTTGCAGCCCTCGTGCACGCCGAGTCCGCGCGCCTTGCCCGCAACGTCCTCCACCGGGCCCTCGAAGAACGGGAGAACGTCGTGATCGAGGGGACCCTGACCTGGGAAGGGCTCGGAGGCGAGTACATCGAAGAGCTGGCCTGGAACGACTACGCGAAGCTGACCATCCTCGACGTCGAGGTGGACCAGGAGACGGCCCTGCGACAGGCAGGACAGCGATGGTGGGACGGTCGCACCGCCGCGCAGAGCGGGACGGGCGACCCCAGGGGCGGCAGGTTCACGCCCAGGGACGCGATCACGGCTGCCTTCCCCTCCCCCACCCAGGTGAGCGTATGCAACCGCCACGCCACCCGGCTCTTCAACGACCCGCGCGCCCGCAACTTCGAAGAGGTCCGCCTGATCGTCGCCGACCGCGCCGAGTCCAGGGACGACGAATACGAATTCGTCTCGCACCGAGGGATCATCACAGGCCACTGGCCGATGCAGCTCGACGACGCCCGACAGTTCAGAACCCCGAAGAACAGCCACTGA
- a CDS encoding type II toxin-antitoxin system PemK/MazF family toxin produces the protein MPDLERSQVVWVNFNPTKGSEQAGHRPALVISTDEFNSIIPNVVVVLPVTTRDRGLPHHVRLQGPDLSLDQESYAMTEQPRTIDRQRITGTAGNVDLNTMKSIDLWLRDFLGLR, from the coding sequence ATGCCTGATCTGGAACGGAGCCAGGTGGTCTGGGTCAACTTCAATCCCACGAAGGGCAGTGAACAGGCCGGCCATCGGCCGGCTCTGGTCATCTCCACGGACGAATTCAACTCGATCATCCCGAACGTGGTGGTCGTCCTTCCCGTGACCACCCGTGACCGTGGACTGCCTCACCACGTCCGCCTCCAGGGTCCGGACCTGAGTCTCGACCAAGAAAGCTATGCAATGACAGAGCAGCCAAGGACCATCGACCGCCAACGAATCACGGGAACCGCAGGGAACGTGGACCTGAACACCATGAAGTCCATCGACCTCTGGCTCCGTGACTTCCTCGGCCTGCGCTGA
- a CDS encoding ParA family protein: MAHVIAVGNRKGGVGKTSYVLNLAHALQLVGCRVLVGDLDPQRNLTDVLVGSDKEFDLTLFDAIYNEQAGTLAQVVSTTDFHGIDLLPGDEQLARIEAENLMAPEQRLRNAADGAGLAEEYDVILLDMPPALGRLTLNGLIYANETRVVADAEAFSVKGVVKYLELVDRVRGSSMYNRALGDPKIVINRYASTAEHSYQREALINAYGDAVIEPAIPRTTAIADGQSARVPLSRISSRGAVKAGEAYSNHAASIKKELNHR; the protein is encoded by the coding sequence GTGGCGCACGTAATCGCTGTAGGGAACCGTAAAGGCGGCGTCGGCAAGACGAGTTATGTCCTCAACCTGGCACACGCGTTGCAGCTGGTCGGCTGCCGGGTGCTGGTCGGCGATCTGGATCCGCAGAGGAACCTCACTGATGTACTGGTCGGGAGCGATAAGGAGTTCGACCTGACGCTCTTCGACGCTATCTACAACGAACAGGCCGGGACGCTTGCACAGGTTGTCTCGACCACCGACTTCCACGGGATCGACCTGCTGCCCGGAGATGAGCAGCTCGCCCGTATCGAGGCAGAGAACCTGATGGCCCCCGAGCAGCGGCTGCGGAACGCAGCAGACGGAGCAGGCCTCGCCGAAGAGTACGACGTGATTCTCCTTGACATGCCGCCCGCCCTTGGCCGGTTGACTCTCAACGGCCTCATCTACGCCAATGAGACCCGCGTCGTTGCTGATGCGGAGGCCTTCAGCGTGAAGGGTGTCGTGAAGTACTTGGAGCTTGTCGACCGGGTGCGGGGGAGCAGTATGTACAACCGCGCCCTTGGGGACCCGAAGATCGTCATCAACCGCTACGCCTCGACCGCCGAGCACAGCTACCAGCGCGAAGCCCTGATCAACGCCTACGGAGACGCTGTGATCGAACCAGCGATCCCACGGACGACAGCGATCGCCGACGGACAGTCGGCGCGAGTGCCCTTGAGCCGGATCTCCTCACGCGGGGCCGTCAAAGCCGGTGAAGCCTATTCAAACCATGCTGCCTCAATCAAGAAGGAGCTGAACCACCGATGA
- a CDS encoding recombinase family protein translates to MVKLIGYARVSTRQQSTDRQQADLLAAGVRRDDLYVDHGVSGARASRPQFDKALEALIEGDTLVITTLDRLGRSTQNMLAFADELRGRGAGLRVLNLGGGDVDTATPMGSMLFTIMAALAQMEHEIKRERVIDSISKRREAGKDLGGRPRRITDSQIRNALRLVESGEPAAQVARDLGMSRATFYRRSRALLS, encoded by the coding sequence TTGGTGAAGCTGATCGGCTACGCGCGCGTTTCGACGCGGCAGCAGTCCACCGACCGGCAGCAGGCGGACCTCCTCGCGGCCGGCGTCCGCCGCGACGACCTCTACGTCGACCACGGCGTATCGGGTGCGCGGGCGTCACGGCCGCAGTTCGACAAGGCGCTCGAGGCGCTGATCGAGGGCGACACCCTCGTGATCACCACTCTGGACCGGCTCGGGCGCTCCACCCAGAACATGCTCGCCTTCGCCGACGAGCTCCGCGGCCGGGGCGCGGGCCTGCGCGTACTGAACCTCGGCGGCGGCGACGTCGACACCGCAACCCCCATGGGGTCGATGCTGTTCACGATCATGGCCGCCCTGGCCCAGATGGAGCACGAGATCAAACGCGAACGCGTCATCGACTCCATCAGCAAGCGCCGGGAGGCCGGGAAGGACCTCGGCGGCCGGCCCCGCCGGATCACCGACAGCCAAATCAGGAACGCCCTCCGCCTGGTCGAATCCGGCGAGCCCGCAGCCCAGGTTGCCCGCGACCTCGGAATGTCCCGAGCGACGTTCTACAGGCGATCCCGAGCGCTCTTGAGTTAG
- a CDS encoding sugar ABC transporter ATP-binding protein: MSNEAGNSGLRCSGLVKAYSGVTVLKSVDFSVLPGNVVGLVGENGAGKSTLSSIITGVVKPDGGSMLLDGEEFSPSSPAEALRQGVSLIHQETRLIQDLSVAENIFLGRLPKSGGRVDWERTRSEAKAILDSLGVGLDVRRPVRGLSMATQQEIEIAKALSRRPRYVVFDEPSASLGESETEHVLERIRALRASGAGVVYISHRLDEVREVADEIVCLRDGARVASWPTGDVPREAIINAMVGREFTYEHVPPAPSQDRTVLEVRGLGRRGAFKDISFEVSAGEVLGIAGLVGAGRTEVVRAIAGVDRLDAGEVLLEGKALPCSSPRSAIRAGIVMVPEDRKGQGLNLDRTAEENLTLPWEREIAGGGGLVTKRLIRKVAATQRQRLDVRGNMALPVKSMSGGNQQKVLIGKWLVKDPKVLIVDEPTRGVDVGAKMAIYEIIRKLAASGIAVIVVSSELDEVLGLSHRVLVMSQGRQRGILNRDEAKPQRVMELAVHSAGGEPFSPVAPDPSPASPAPTAQQ; encoded by the coding sequence GTGAGCAATGAAGCAGGGAACTCCGGCCTGAGGTGCTCGGGCCTTGTCAAGGCCTACAGCGGGGTGACTGTCCTGAAGTCGGTCGACTTCAGTGTCCTCCCGGGGAATGTCGTGGGCCTGGTGGGGGAGAACGGGGCCGGGAAGTCAACACTCAGCTCGATCATCACGGGTGTGGTGAAGCCCGACGGTGGGAGCATGCTGCTGGACGGGGAGGAGTTCTCCCCGTCGAGCCCGGCCGAAGCGCTGCGTCAGGGGGTCTCGCTGATCCACCAGGAGACACGCCTCATCCAGGATCTCTCGGTCGCCGAGAACATCTTCCTGGGCCGCCTCCCGAAGAGCGGCGGCCGGGTGGACTGGGAGCGGACCCGCAGCGAAGCCAAGGCCATCCTGGACTCGCTGGGGGTCGGACTGGACGTGCGGCGCCCTGTCCGCGGGCTGTCGATGGCCACCCAGCAGGAGATCGAGATCGCCAAGGCCCTCAGCCGTCGGCCCCGGTACGTCGTCTTCGACGAGCCCTCCGCCTCTCTGGGCGAGTCCGAGACCGAGCATGTGCTGGAGCGGATCCGGGCACTGCGGGCCAGCGGGGCTGGAGTGGTCTACATCTCCCACCGCCTCGACGAGGTGCGCGAGGTCGCGGACGAGATCGTCTGCCTCCGGGATGGGGCCAGAGTCGCCTCCTGGCCGACTGGGGACGTCCCCAGGGAAGCCATCATCAACGCGATGGTCGGCCGCGAGTTCACCTACGAGCATGTCCCCCCCGCGCCAAGCCAGGACAGGACCGTGCTTGAAGTGCGGGGACTCGGCCGGCGCGGGGCCTTCAAGGACATCAGCTTCGAAGTCTCCGCAGGCGAGGTCCTCGGCATCGCAGGGCTCGTCGGGGCCGGACGGACCGAGGTGGTCCGGGCCATCGCAGGGGTGGACCGGCTGGACGCCGGGGAGGTCCTCCTCGAAGGAAAGGCCCTCCCGTGCAGCAGCCCGAGGTCTGCGATCAGGGCGGGCATCGTGATGGTCCCCGAGGACCGCAAGGGCCAGGGGCTGAACCTCGACCGCACGGCGGAGGAGAACCTGACCCTGCCCTGGGAACGCGAGATCGCCGGAGGAGGCGGCCTGGTGACCAAGAGGCTCATCCGGAAGGTCGCAGCCACCCAACGCCAGCGCCTCGACGTACGCGGCAACATGGCACTTCCCGTCAAGTCGATGTCGGGTGGGAACCAGCAGAAGGTCCTCATCGGCAAATGGCTGGTCAAGGACCCCAAGGTCCTCATCGTCGACGAGCCGACCCGCGGGGTCGACGTGGGCGCGAAGATGGCCATCTACGAGATCATCCGGAAGCTGGCTGCCTCCGGGATCGCGGTCATCGTCGTCTCCTCCGAACTCGACGAGGTCCTGGGACTCTCGCACCGCGTCCTGGTCATGTCCCAAGGCCGCCAGCGCGGAATCCTGAACCGGGACGAGGCAAAACCCCAGCGCGTCATGGAATTGGCCGTCCACTCGGCGGGGGGGGAGCCGTTTTCCCCCGTCGCACCGGATCCGTCTCCGGCATCGCCCGCCCCTACCGCCCAGCAATAG
- a CDS encoding TetR/AcrR family transcriptional regulator — MQPVLQAAADGARPALSAPANSGLQAKRARQRVLDAAYELFARRGIRHVGVDELIARSGVAKATFYKHFRTKDDLVLAYLERWFHARTASIQEAAAQGGTPDAALLAVFDAFESWFREGAAETRALLQVLVEMGPDHPLGAAAAEYMDRTRAQVAEMAGSAGVPDPEGFAWSVHILVKGALVADLEGDEHAASRAKEMATLLLHRHRPPPYPPLAPQR; from the coding sequence GTGCAGCCGGTGTTGCAGGCCGCGGCGGACGGTGCCCGGCCGGCCTTGAGCGCCCCGGCGAACTCGGGGCTGCAGGCGAAGCGGGCGAGGCAGCGCGTCCTCGATGCCGCGTACGAGCTGTTCGCCCGGCGCGGGATCAGGCACGTGGGAGTCGATGAGCTGATCGCACGCTCCGGGGTGGCGAAGGCCACCTTCTACAAGCACTTCCGCACCAAGGACGACCTGGTCCTGGCGTACCTGGAGCGCTGGTTCCACGCCCGCACCGCCTCGATCCAGGAGGCGGCCGCCCAGGGCGGGACACCCGACGCTGCCCTGCTGGCGGTCTTCGACGCCTTCGAGAGCTGGTTCCGGGAAGGCGCAGCCGAGACCAGGGCCCTGCTGCAGGTCCTGGTCGAGATGGGCCCGGACCATCCCCTCGGCGCCGCGGCCGCCGAATACATGGACAGGACCCGGGCCCAAGTCGCCGAGATGGCCGGATCCGCAGGGGTGCCCGACCCGGAGGGGTTCGCCTGGAGCGTCCACATCCTGGTCAAGGGAGCCCTCGTGGCCGACCTCGAAGGCGACGAGCACGCCGCCTCGCGGGCCAAGGAGATGGCCACCCTCCTCCTCCACCGCCACCGCCCGCCCCCATACCCCCCACTGGCCCCCCAGCGATGA
- a CDS encoding ABC transporter permease, translating to MRTTTRHAAAGTPSTLRTEQAEAEPTTQGAAEPRPATSARSALARGLRALPGPLLGLIVVVIALSILSPYFLTWHNVMNIVTQNADLGIMAVGAALVILIGGIDLSVGSNLAVSLMVNAWLYHMVGLPFWLCILAGLAVGAGVGLANGILSTYGRIQPFVATLATMSAAAGLALYITNGNPINDFPDWFLAITSARVLGIPLEAVIMVAIFLVAAFWLRFRPTGRALYAIGGNAEVARLSGLNVTRIKIGVYVIAGLLAAVAGMIVGSRLDSAQPTAGTADLLNVIAVVVIGGASLSGGSGGMLNTFIGLLIIGVLNNGMDLLNVSPNLQPVVIGIAIIVAVLTDRASRSRQGA from the coding sequence ATGCGAACCACCACCCGCCACGCCGCTGCCGGGACACCGTCGACCCTCAGGACAGAGCAGGCGGAAGCAGAGCCGACGACGCAGGGGGCCGCCGAGCCCAGGCCGGCGACGAGTGCCCGAAGCGCCCTGGCCAGGGGGCTGCGCGCCCTCCCCGGCCCCCTCCTGGGCCTGATCGTCGTGGTGATCGCCCTGTCGATCCTCTCCCCGTACTTCCTCACCTGGCACAACGTCATGAACATCGTCACCCAGAACGCAGACCTCGGGATTATGGCGGTCGGCGCCGCCCTGGTCATCCTCATCGGCGGGATCGACCTCTCCGTCGGGTCGAACCTGGCCGTCTCGCTCATGGTCAACGCCTGGCTCTACCACATGGTCGGCCTGCCGTTCTGGCTCTGCATCCTGGCCGGCCTCGCCGTGGGGGCAGGCGTCGGCCTGGCCAACGGGATCCTCTCAACCTACGGGCGCATCCAGCCCTTCGTGGCCACGCTCGCCACGATGTCCGCAGCCGCAGGGCTGGCCCTCTACATCACCAACGGCAACCCGATCAACGACTTCCCCGACTGGTTCCTCGCCATCACGAGCGCCCGCGTCCTCGGGATCCCCCTCGAGGCAGTGATCATGGTCGCCATCTTCCTCGTCGCTGCGTTCTGGCTCCGCTTCCGGCCCACTGGCCGGGCCCTGTACGCGATCGGCGGCAACGCCGAGGTAGCACGGCTCTCGGGCCTGAACGTCACCCGGATCAAGATCGGCGTCTACGTCATCGCCGGCCTCCTGGCCGCAGTAGCGGGCATGATCGTCGGCTCCCGCCTCGACTCGGCACAGCCCACGGCAGGAACCGCGGACCTCCTGAACGTGATCGCGGTCGTCGTCATCGGCGGCGCGAGCCTCTCCGGCGGCTCCGGGGGCATGCTCAACACCTTCATCGGCCTCCTGATCATCGGAGTGCTCAACAACGGAATGGACCTGCTGAACGTCTCCCCGAACCTCCAGCCGGTCGTCATCGGCATCGCGATCATCGTCGCAGTCCTGACCGACCGGGCCAGCCGCTCCCGCCAAGGCGCCTGA
- a CDS encoding Nramp family divalent metal transporter — translation MAGGEGGSREDLVHEAGRETVQEGRFRQYVRLLGPGLVTGAADDDPSGVATYAQAGASFGNGMLWTAPVTLPMMIAVQEISDRTALATGESLGTLVRRKFSRRPRIVIGILVVALLVANTLNIAADLMAMGQGMELLGAGPDHLWAAVAGVAIALTLMTGSFAVIAKVFKWLCLALLAYVGVLFVAKVDWGDVLAGLAGFQFRWSWDYLGLLVGVLGTTISPYLFFWQSAHRVEEMRAEDLGGQHPVALPDRDDRLARQKLHSARADVFTGMFFSVLVMFAIIAASAATLGQNGTQISSAADAAKALEPIAGPAAKALFSIGFIGTGFLAIPVLAGSASVGLAGLLGTRWGFDRSPRNARVFYSLLGVGIVGGIILALFLSDPIGLLVLVAVVNGIAAAPFLIVTMLVSGDRKIMGDYANGKVAATIGWATAGIMAVAGAVGVWTTLTGQGS, via the coding sequence GTGGCAGGCGGGGAAGGCGGCAGTCGGGAGGATCTGGTCCACGAGGCCGGCCGGGAGACGGTGCAGGAGGGGCGGTTCCGGCAGTACGTGAGGCTGCTGGGCCCTGGCCTGGTGACCGGGGCGGCTGACGACGACCCCTCGGGTGTGGCAACCTACGCCCAGGCGGGGGCGAGCTTCGGCAACGGGATGCTCTGGACGGCTCCGGTGACGCTGCCGATGATGATCGCCGTCCAGGAGATCTCCGACAGGACGGCCCTTGCCACGGGGGAGAGCCTGGGGACCCTGGTCCGGCGGAAGTTCTCCCGGAGGCCGCGCATCGTCATCGGGATCCTGGTCGTGGCCTTGCTGGTGGCCAACACCCTGAACATCGCCGCGGACCTGATGGCGATGGGGCAGGGCATGGAACTCCTTGGCGCCGGACCCGACCACCTCTGGGCCGCCGTCGCCGGTGTCGCCATCGCCCTGACCTTGATGACGGGGTCCTTCGCCGTCATCGCCAAGGTGTTCAAGTGGCTGTGCCTTGCCCTCCTTGCCTACGTTGGCGTCCTGTTCGTCGCCAAGGTCGACTGGGGCGATGTCCTCGCAGGCCTGGCTGGCTTCCAGTTCCGCTGGAGCTGGGACTATCTCGGCCTGCTCGTCGGCGTGCTCGGCACGACCATCTCGCCCTACCTGTTCTTCTGGCAGTCCGCCCACCGGGTCGAGGAGATGCGGGCCGAGGACCTCGGTGGCCAGCACCCCGTCGCACTCCCCGACCGGGACGACAGGCTGGCGCGGCAGAAGCTGCACTCGGCCCGCGCCGACGTCTTCACCGGCATGTTCTTCTCGGTCCTGGTCATGTTCGCGATCATCGCGGCCAGCGCCGCCACTCTCGGGCAGAACGGCACCCAGATCAGCAGCGCCGCCGACGCGGCCAAGGCACTCGAGCCGATCGCAGGGCCGGCGGCGAAGGCGCTGTTCTCGATCGGGTTCATCGGCACCGGGTTCCTGGCCATCCCCGTCCTGGCCGGCTCGGCCTCGGTTGGCCTCGCCGGCCTGCTGGGCACCCGGTGGGGCTTCGACCGCAGCCCCCGCAACGCCAGGGTCTTCTACAGCCTCCTCGGCGTCGGGATCGTCGGCGGGATCATCCTCGCCCTCTTCCTGAGCGACCCCATCGGGCTGCTGGTCTTGGTCGCGGTCGTCAACGGGATCGCAGCCGCCCCGTTCCTGATCGTGACCATGCTCGTCTCCGGCGACCGGAAGATCATGGGCGACTACGCCAACGGCAAAGTGGCAGCCACCATCGGCTGGGCCACCGCAGGGATCATGGCGGTCGCCGGCGCGGTCGGGGTATGGACGACGCTCACCGGCCAGGGATCGTGA
- a CDS encoding fatty acid desaturase family protein, with protein sequence MSSTPIHPGPEQAAHEAPASFPPLTRAYLQVSQAVRERGLLQRAPLFYALLGAALAAALAALLAGSVLLGASWFQLLIAAGLGIVFTQVAFLAHEAAHRQVLGTGPANDQLARALAAVVGISYSWWDSKHARHHANPNRVGRDPDIEVDTISFLVEDAAKARGLRGVITRRQGWLFFPLLALEGANLHFLSLRHLLSRTQVKGRWTELALLALRSSLVLVPLFWLLPPGMASAFLGVQLAVFGLYMGATFAPNHKGMPVIAREARLDFFSKQVRTSRNVTGGWWATWLMGGLNYQVEHHLFPSMPRPHLARARVIVREHCRALGVPYTETTLWRSYRIVIAYLNRVGLAARDPFECPITAAYRRT encoded by the coding sequence GTGTCCAGCACCCCCATCCATCCTGGGCCCGAACAAGCGGCCCACGAGGCCCCGGCGTCCTTCCCGCCCCTGACCCGCGCCTACCTCCAGGTCTCGCAGGCGGTGCGCGAGCGGGGCCTGCTGCAGCGGGCCCCGCTGTTCTACGCGCTCCTGGGCGCTGCCCTTGCAGCCGCCCTGGCGGCCCTCCTGGCCGGTTCGGTCCTGCTGGGTGCGAGCTGGTTCCAGCTCCTGATCGCCGCAGGGCTGGGGATCGTGTTCACCCAGGTCGCCTTCCTGGCCCATGAGGCCGCGCACCGGCAGGTGCTGGGGACGGGGCCGGCCAACGACCAGCTCGCCCGCGCCCTCGCGGCCGTGGTCGGGATCAGCTATTCGTGGTGGGACTCCAAGCACGCCCGCCACCACGCCAACCCCAACCGGGTCGGGCGCGATCCGGACATCGAGGTGGACACAATCTCCTTCCTCGTAGAGGACGCGGCGAAGGCCAGGGGCCTGCGCGGGGTGATCACGCGCCGTCAGGGATGGCTGTTCTTCCCGCTGCTGGCCTTGGAGGGGGCGAACCTGCACTTCCTGAGCTTGCGCCACCTGCTCTCCCGCACACAGGTGAAGGGCCGGTGGACCGAGCTGGCCCTCCTTGCCCTGCGCTCGTCCCTGGTGCTGGTGCCGCTGTTCTGGCTGCTGCCGCCTGGGATGGCGTCCGCGTTCCTAGGGGTGCAGCTGGCGGTGTTCGGCCTCTACATGGGCGCCACGTTCGCGCCGAACCACAAGGGCATGCCCGTGATCGCCCGGGAGGCGAGGCTGGACTTCTTCTCCAAGCAGGTGCGCACCTCGCGCAACGTCACCGGAGGCTGGTGGGCGACCTGGCTCATGGGCGGGCTGAACTACCAGGTCGAGCACCATCTCTTCCCCAGCATGCCCCGGCCGCACCTGGCCCGGGCCCGGGTGATCGTCCGCGAGCACTGCCGCGCCCTTGGCGTCCCGTACACCGAGACCACCCTCTGGCGCTCCTACAGGATCGTGATCGCCTACCTGAACAGGGTCGGGCTCGCGGCCCGGGACCCGTTCGAATGCCCCATCACCGCCGCCTACCGGCGCACCTAG
- a CDS encoding cold-shock protein: protein MATTGTVKWFNSEKGFGFITPDDGTEDLFAHYTAIAGTGYRGLEEGQKVQFESQRGPKGPQAAEIRVLP from the coding sequence ATGGCCACCACCGGCACCGTCAAATGGTTCAACTCCGAGAAGGGCTTCGGCTTCATCACCCCCGACGACGGGACAGAGGACCTCTTCGCCCACTACACCGCCATCGCCGGCACCGGCTACCGCGGCCTCGAAGAGGGCCAGAAGGTCCAGTTCGAGTCCCAGCGCGGCCCCAAGGGCCCCCAGGCGGCGGAGATCAGGGTGCTGCCCTGA